Proteins encoded together in one Paracoccus sp. SMMA_5_TC window:
- a CDS encoding cytochrome P450 — translation MSGDGFRQYPARVALGRRPLGVIASALTARRNVLELIPEIATRQPMVSGKTGKRWHMVMDPQALRVVLKDRVEDYPKSLVTKLILGPAVGQSLFVAEAAHWRWQRRAAAPAFAQRHVEALGPVMTAAAEASARRLAAAQGPVDVFAETVAATFEVISEVTFSGDEGFDRDAVHHAIDAYIAGTARISVMDILGLPGWVPRPGRLRTGADLRRMKRVADQAIHARARSGPRPVPDLLDLLRAGVDPETGRRMSAAELRDNLLTFIVAGHETTALTLAWALYLLAFDPGVQHRAAIEADAVLGGRAATAADLHRLPYIRQIVEEALRLYPPAALLSRTALRQDELGGRQILPGDTVMLPIYALHRHHLLWDDPDRFDPDRFGPGQERDRFAFLPFGAGPRICIGASFALQEAVIILATLLTRLRFDLAGPVPQPRMILTLRPHGGVWLRVTARRGNQGMG, via the coding sequence ATGAGCGGCGATGGTTTCAGGCAATATCCGGCCCGGGTCGCGCTGGGAAGGCGCCCCCTGGGGGTGATTGCCAGCGCCCTGACCGCTCGGCGCAACGTGCTCGAACTGATCCCCGAAATCGCGACCCGTCAGCCGATGGTGTCGGGCAAGACCGGCAAGCGCTGGCACATGGTCATGGACCCCCAGGCGCTGCGCGTGGTGCTGAAGGATCGGGTCGAGGATTATCCCAAGTCCCTTGTCACCAAGCTGATCCTCGGGCCTGCGGTCGGGCAATCGCTGTTCGTGGCCGAAGCTGCGCATTGGCGCTGGCAGCGGCGGGCCGCAGCGCCGGCCTTTGCCCAGCGTCATGTCGAGGCGCTGGGCCCGGTGATGACGGCTGCGGCCGAGGCCAGCGCCCGGCGGCTGGCCGCGGCTCAGGGTCCGGTCGATGTCTTTGCCGAAACCGTCGCCGCCACCTTCGAGGTGATTTCCGAGGTGACATTTTCCGGCGACGAAGGCTTCGATCGCGACGCGGTCCATCACGCCATCGATGCCTATATTGCCGGCACCGCGCGGATTTCGGTCATGGATATCCTGGGCCTGCCGGGCTGGGTGCCTCGGCCCGGTCGGCTGCGCACCGGCGCTGACCTGCGGCGGATGAAACGTGTCGCCGATCAGGCGATCCATGCCCGCGCCCGCTCTGGCCCACGCCCGGTGCCGGACCTGCTGGATCTGCTGCGCGCCGGTGTCGATCCCGAAACCGGGCGTCGGATGAGCGCGGCCGAGCTGCGCGACAACCTGCTGACCTTCATCGTCGCCGGACATGAGACCACGGCCCTGACCCTGGCCTGGGCGCTTTACCTGCTGGCCTTCGATCCGGGGGTCCAGCACCGCGCCGCCATCGAGGCGGACGCGGTGCTGGGCGGTCGCGCCGCGACCGCCGCCGACCTGCACCGCCTGCCCTATATCCGTCAGATCGTCGAGGAGGCGCTGCGCCTTTATCCGCCGGCGGCCCTGCTGTCGCGGACTGCGCTGCGCCAGGACGAGCTGGGTGGCCGCCAGATCCTGCCAGGCGACACCGTGATGCTGCCTATCTATGCCTTGCATCGCCACCATCTGCTGTGGGACGATCCCGACCGCTTCGATCCCGACCGTTTCGGCCCCGGGCAAGAGCGGGATCGTTTCGCATTCCTGCCCTTTGGTGCCGGGCCACGCATCTGCATCGGCGCCAGCTTTGCCCTGCAAGAGGCGGTGATCATCCTGGCCACGTTGCTGACGCGGCTGCGCTTCGATCTGGCCGGGCCTGTGCCGCAGCCCCGCATGATCCTGACGCTGCGACCGCATGGCGGGGTGTGGCTGCGAGTCACCGCCCGCCGGGGAAATCAGGGCATGGGTTGA
- the pyk gene encoding pyruvate kinase has translation MRRHRKVKIVATLGPSSSDFATIRALFEAGADVFRLNMSHGTHDEQRARYDIIRRVEAESGRPIAVLADLQGPKLRVGTFAQGPHDLAEGQAFRFDLDPAPGSADRVQLPHPEIFAALRPQAELLVNDGKIRLRVESCGPDFADCVVTAGGPISNRKGVNVPDVVLPLAALSDKDREDLEFACELGVDWLALSFVQRPEDVLEARELARGRAAILSKIEKPAAVRAFAEILKVSDGIMVARGDLGVELPVHSVPPIQKRLVRACRAAAKPVIVATQMLESMIESPMPTRAEVSDVATAIYEGTDAIMLSAESAAGAYPVEAVSTMDNVARSVESDPTYRDIIESSRSAKRQTVADGIVAAAREIAETTDIAAICAFTSSGTTVSLVARERPRVPIIAMSAEQATLRRLCLTWGAHCVKTPELERFKQAVVNAAKAARDFGFADETNQIVVMAGVPFNVPGTTNILRIAPCDERLIYRTDPE, from the coding sequence ATGAGACGGCATCGCAAGGTCAAGATCGTGGCGACACTTGGGCCATCCTCCAGCGATTTTGCCACCATCCGCGCCCTGTTCGAGGCCGGGGCCGACGTGTTCCGGCTGAACATGAGCCATGGCACCCATGACGAACAGCGCGCCCGCTATGACATCATCCGCCGGGTCGAGGCCGAATCAGGTCGCCCGATCGCGGTTCTGGCCGATCTGCAGGGGCCGAAGCTGCGCGTGGGAACCTTTGCCCAGGGGCCGCATGACCTGGCCGAGGGCCAGGCCTTCCGCTTTGACCTCGATCCCGCGCCGGGCAGTGCCGATCGCGTGCAACTGCCGCATCCCGAGATCTTTGCCGCGCTGCGGCCGCAGGCCGAGCTTTTGGTCAACGACGGCAAGATCCGCCTGCGGGTCGAAAGCTGCGGCCCCGATTTCGCCGATTGCGTGGTCACCGCCGGCGGGCCGATCTCCAACCGCAAGGGGGTCAATGTCCCCGATGTGGTGCTGCCGCTGGCCGCGCTGTCCGACAAGGACCGCGAGGATCTGGAGTTCGCCTGCGAGCTCGGGGTGGACTGGCTGGCGCTGTCCTTTGTCCAGCGTCCCGAGGATGTGCTTGAGGCGCGCGAACTGGCCCGGGGCCGTGCCGCCATCCTGTCCAAGATCGAAAAGCCGGCCGCGGTGCGGGCGTTCGCCGAAATCCTCAAGGTGTCGGACGGCATCATGGTGGCGCGCGGCGATCTGGGGGTGGAACTGCCGGTGCATTCCGTGCCGCCGATCCAGAAGCGGCTGGTGCGCGCCTGCCGCGCCGCCGCCAAGCCGGTGATCGTCGCCACCCAGATGCTGGAATCGATGATCGAAAGCCCGATGCCCACCCGCGCCGAGGTCAGCGACGTGGCCACGGCCATCTACGAAGGCACCGATGCGATCATGCTGTCGGCCGAAAGCGCCGCCGGCGCCTATCCGGTCGAGGCCGTCTCGACGATGGACAATGTGGCGCGGTCGGTGGAAAGCGATCCGACCTATCGCGACATCATCGAAAGTTCGCGCAGCGCCAAGCGTCAGACCGTCGCCGACGGCATCGTGGCCGCCGCCCGCGAGATCGCCGAAACAACCGATATCGCCGCGATCTGCGCCTTTACCTCTTCGGGAACGACCGTCAGCCTGGTGGCGCGCGAACGTCCGCGCGTGCCGATCATCGCCATGTCTGCCGAACAGGCAACACTGCGCCGGCTGTGCCTGACCTGGGGGGCGCATTGCGTCAAGACGCCCGAACTGGAACGCTTCAAGCAGGCGGTGGTGAACGCGGCCAAGGCGGCGCGCGATTTCGGTTTTGCCGACGAAACCAACCAAATCGTCGTCATGGCCGGTGTGCCCTTCAATGTGCCCGGCACTACCAACATCTTGCGTATCGCCCCCTGCGACGAGCGCTTGATCTATCGCACCGATCCGGAATAA
- a CDS encoding N-formylglutamate amidohydrolase gives MTPDPFQILGARRPSRWLVTCDHASNHVPDWIGGGDLGIAAEDMARHIAYDVGAAGLARELAARLDAPAILSDFSRLVIDPNRGEDDPTLIMRIYDGTVIPANRHVGPAQREERLARLYRPYHDAYARLAAAHPQRAICAIHSFTPQLRGRPRRPWAVGVLYSHRDERLGPALIRECRDQGWITGDNEPYSGHLEGDSIDRHALAHGRPNVLIELRNDLIADAGGQRLWAERLAGLLAGFLDRHAV, from the coding sequence ATGACCCCCGACCCGTTTCAGATCCTGGGCGCGCGGCGCCCGTCGCGCTGGCTGGTGACCTGCGACCATGCCAGCAACCACGTTCCCGACTGGATCGGTGGCGGCGATCTCGGCATTGCCGCCGAGGACATGGCCCGCCACATCGCCTATGACGTGGGCGCGGCCGGGCTTGCGCGCGAATTGGCGGCGCGGCTGGACGCGCCGGCGATCCTGTCGGATTTCTCGCGCCTGGTGATCGATCCCAACCGGGGCGAGGACGATCCGACCCTGATCATGCGCATCTATGACGGCACGGTGATCCCGGCAAACCGCCATGTCGGCCCGGCGCAGCGCGAAGAGCGGCTGGCGCGGCTTTATCGCCCCTATCATGACGCTTATGCCCGGCTGGCGGCGGCGCATCCGCAACGGGCCATCTGCGCCATCCACAGCTTTACCCCGCAGCTGCGGGGCCGCCCGCGCCGGCCCTGGGCGGTGGGGGTGCTGTATTCGCACCGAGACGAGCGGCTGGGCCCGGCGCTGATCCGCGAATGTCGCGACCAGGGCTGGATCACCGGCGACAACGAACCCTATTCCGGTCATCTCGAGGGCGATTCGATCGACCGCCATGCCCTGGCGCATGGCCGGCCGAACGTGCTGATCGAACTGCGCAACGACCTGATCGCCGATGCCGGGGGCCAGCGGCTGTGGGCCGAACGCCTGGCGGGGCTGCTGGCGGGGTTTCTGGACCGCCACGCCGTCTGA
- a CDS encoding alanine/glycine:cation symporter family protein, whose product MTAIIDFLNTIFWGYVLIYGLLAVGIYFTIRLGFIQILHFREMIRCVLGSDSQDRNGISPFQALTVSLASRVGTGNIAGVAVAITLGGPGAVFWMWMVALVGMATAYAESTLAQLYKENGPGGMYRGGPAYYIQKGLGQGWLAGIFAVALIIAFGLIFNAVQSNSIAEAMAGAFGVEKWITGLAIALLTAVIIFGGIPSIARVAEFVVPFMAGAYLLAAAWVLVTNITEVPAVLGHIVASAFGWTEAAGGVVGGMTAAMLNGVKRGLFSNEAGMGSAPNIAAVATPDPHHPSSQGFVQALGVFIDTILVCTATAVMILLSGAIPSAELTGVALTQAALGEHFGSFGQNFVAIAIFFFAFTSIIGNYAYAENAIVFLGHGSSGPVVALRVAVMGMVVWGAIQTVQTVFDFADASMGLMATINLIAIVLLSGTIAHVTRDYLRQRADGRNPTFHIDDHPGIAPGVSRTIWK is encoded by the coding sequence ATGACCGCCATCATCGATTTCCTGAACACCATCTTCTGGGGCTATGTGCTGATCTATGGCCTGCTGGCCGTCGGCATCTACTTCACCATCCGGCTGGGCTTCATCCAGATCCTGCATTTCCGCGAAATGATCCGCTGCGTGCTGGGGTCTGACAGCCAGGACCGCAACGGCATCTCGCCCTTTCAGGCGCTGACCGTCAGCCTGGCCAGCCGTGTCGGCACCGGCAATATCGCCGGGGTGGCGGTGGCCATCACCCTGGGCGGTCCGGGCGCAGTGTTCTGGATGTGGATGGTGGCGCTGGTCGGCATGGCCACCGCCTATGCCGAATCGACGCTGGCGCAGCTTTACAAGGAAAACGGCCCCGGCGGCATGTATCGGGGCGGCCCGGCCTATTACATCCAGAAAGGCCTGGGGCAGGGCTGGCTGGCCGGCATCTTTGCCGTCGCCCTGATCATCGCCTTTGGCCTGATCTTCAACGCAGTGCAGTCGAATTCCATCGCCGAGGCCATGGCCGGCGCCTTCGGGGTCGAAAAGTGGATCACCGGTCTTGCCATCGCGCTGCTGACGGCGGTCATCATCTTCGGGGGCATCCCCTCGATCGCGCGGGTGGCCGAATTCGTGGTGCCGTTCATGGCCGGCGCATATCTGCTGGCCGCAGCCTGGGTGCTGGTCACCAACATCACCGAGGTGCCGGCGGTGCTGGGCCATATCGTCGCCTCGGCCTTCGGCTGGACCGAGGCTGCGGGCGGTGTCGTCGGCGGCATGACCGCGGCGATGCTGAACGGGGTCAAGCGCGGGCTGTTCTCGAACGAGGCGGGGATGGGCTCGGCCCCGAACATCGCCGCCGTGGCCACGCCCGACCCGCATCACCCCTCGAGCCAGGGCTTCGTGCAGGCGCTGGGCGTGTTCATCGACACCATCCTGGTCTGCACGGCGACGGCGGTGATGATCCTGCTGTCGGGCGCGATCCCCTCGGCGGAACTGACCGGTGTGGCGCTGACCCAGGCGGCGCTGGGCGAACATTTCGGCAGCTTTGGCCAGAACTTCGTCGCCATCGCCATCTTCTTCTTTGCCTTCACCTCGATCATCGGCAATTACGCCTATGCCGAAAACGCCATCGTGTTTCTGGGCCATGGTTCCAGCGGGCCGGTCGTGGCGCTGCGGGTCGCGGTGATGGGCATGGTGGTCTGGGGCGCGATCCAGACCGTGCAGACGGTGTTCGACTTTGCCGATGCCTCGATGGGGCTGATGGCGACGATCAACCTGATCGCCATCGTGCTGCTGTCGGGCACCATCGCCCATGTCACCCGCGACTACCTGCGCCAGCGCGCCGATGGCCGCAACCCCACCTTCCACATCGACGATCACCCCGGCATTGCGCCCGGCGTCAGCCGGACCATCTGGAAATAG
- a CDS encoding arsenate reductase family protein produces the protein MITIYHRPTCSTSRKVLQMIRDAGHEPQIVDYVQAGWTRAQLLGLFAAADVTPAQALRSKGTDAAERGLLDADAETILDHMVQNPLLVERPIVCGPGGVRLCRPVELVLETLTR, from the coding sequence GTGATCACCATCTATCACAGGCCGACCTGTTCGACCTCGCGCAAGGTGTTGCAGATGATCCGCGACGCCGGGCACGAACCGCAGATCGTCGATTACGTGCAGGCGGGCTGGACGCGGGCACAACTGCTGGGCCTGTTCGCGGCGGCGGATGTGACGCCGGCCCAGGCGCTGCGCAGCAAGGGCACCGATGCCGCCGAACGTGGCCTGCTGGATGCCGATGCCGAAACCATTCTGGACCACATGGTCCAGAACCCGCTGCTGGTGGAACGGCCCATCGTCTGCGGGCCGGGCGGCGTGCGGCTGTGCCGCCCGGTCGAACTGGTGCTTGAAACGCTGACCCGCTAG
- a CDS encoding YoaK family protein, whose translation MLIRVGDDRTEGIDQALAGLLSLVAGGLNAVGFLIAGSFTANMTGNISAFADHLAHGDLVLALSFGGLVVAFVAGAGGAALLIHAGERRAIRCIYALAIMLQALILLAMGAGFALWPETASQALLVVVLSFVMGLQNAVTTLISHARVRTTHVSGMATDIGIELATLLNDPGLRRMTLSKLRLHSLTLGCFALGGVIGALLFTIAGHWLFVMAAALLLMIALPEAIRAHFR comes from the coding sequence ATGCTGATCCGGGTCGGCGACGATCGCACCGAGGGTATCGATCAGGCGCTGGCCGGGCTGCTGTCGCTGGTCGCGGGCGGCCTGAATGCGGTCGGATTTCTGATCGCCGGTTCCTTCACGGCTAACATGACCGGGAACATTTCGGCCTTTGCCGATCACCTGGCCCATGGCGATCTTGTCCTGGCCCTGTCTTTCGGCGGGCTGGTCGTGGCCTTCGTGGCAGGGGCGGGAGGTGCCGCCTTGCTGATCCATGCCGGGGAACGCCGCGCTATCCGCTGCATCTATGCGCTTGCGATAATGCTTCAGGCGCTGATCCTGCTGGCCATGGGGGCCGGTTTTGCGCTGTGGCCCGAGACCGCGTCGCAAGCGCTTCTGGTCGTGGTGCTGAGCTTTGTGATGGGGTTGCAGAATGCCGTCACCACGCTGATTTCTCATGCGCGGGTGCGCACCACCCATGTGTCGGGCATGGCCACCGACATCGGCATCGAACTGGCAACGCTGCTCAATGACCCCGGCCTGCGAAGGATGACGTTGTCAAAGCTGCGGCTGCACAGCCTGACATTGGGATGCTTTGCCCTTGGCGGCGTCATCGGGGCGCTGCTCTTTACTATCGCGGGGCATTGGCTTTTCGTGATGGCCGCCGCGTTGCTGCTGATGATCGCCCTGCCCGAAGCCATCCGCGCGCATTTCCGCTGA
- the rplT gene encoding 50S ribosomal protein L20, with the protein MARVKSGKVTHARHKKVLDAAKGYYGNRSRNFRTATQAVDKANQYATRDRKTRKRNFRALWIQRINAAVRAVDAEMTYSRFIAALAKAGIEVDRKVLADLAVHEPEAFAAVVAQAKAAA; encoded by the coding sequence ATGGCACGAGTCAAATCGGGGAAAGTCACCCACGCCCGCCACAAGAAGGTTCTTGACGCGGCAAAAGGTTATTACGGCAACCGGTCGCGCAACTTCCGCACCGCCACCCAGGCGGTCGACAAGGCGAACCAGTATGCGACCCGCGACCGCAAGACGCGCAAGCGCAATTTCCGCGCTCTGTGGATCCAGCGCATCAACGCCGCCGTGCGCGCCGTCGATGCCGAAATGACCTATTCGCGCTTCATCGCCGCGCTGGCGAAGGCGGGGATCGAGGTTGACCGCAAGGTTCTGGCCGACCTGGCCGTGCATGAGCCCGAGGCGTTTGCCGCCGTGGTTGCGCAAGCCAAGGCCGCTGCCTGA
- the rpmI gene encoding 50S ribosomal protein L35, with protein sequence MPKMKTKSAAKKRFSMTASGKVKAGPAGKRHGMIKRSTKFIRDVTGTMILSDADAKIVKKYMPYDR encoded by the coding sequence ATGCCGAAGATGAAGACCAAGTCGGCCGCGAAGAAGCGGTTCTCGATGACGGCCTCGGGCAAGGTCAAGGCTGGCCCGGCCGGCAAGCGCCACGGCATGATCAAGCGCTCGACGAAATTCATCCGCGATGTGACCGGGACCATGATCCTGTCCGACGCGGACGCGAAGATCGTCAAGAAATACATGCCCTACGACCGCTAA